One window of the Streptomyces asoensis genome contains the following:
- a CDS encoding APC family permease, with the protein MSNSTGRGLQANVLGTFDTVVMAVAGSAPAYSIAATTAVLAGAVGLAGPAALLYCAIPMLGIALAFSRLGRIDVNAGASYSWVGRTLHPFLGFISGWALVISATIFMVAGSLPAGSMTLALFDEGLADDTALSTVVGAAWFLVMLAVVLGGARLTVRAQLIMSGVELAILALFAVLALFHTDNSLPFDWSWLGFSHFDGVSGFASGALVAAFYYWGWDVTSNLSEETRNSRRTTGLAGLIGVGIVFLLFEVFTIAVNVILSSQRIEDNGANVLAALGEEVWPGWGGKVLIVAVMLSTVATLETTLIQVTRSLFAMGRDRTMPSALGRVHRTWNTPWVAIAVVGGVALVLFVASNALGSVGDILADAISAIGLQIAVYYGLAGLAAVVAYRKTLLKSPSDFLLGGLWPLFGAVFMFWIFVESLGELDPAAVAIGVGGLAVGLVPMLWYWRQGSEYYRPARLDASRTVEADYVPEGRPATHSAGHEGLSTDF; encoded by the coding sequence ATGAGCAACAGCACCGGAAGAGGCCTCCAGGCGAATGTCCTGGGCACCTTCGACACGGTGGTGATGGCGGTCGCCGGCAGCGCGCCGGCCTACTCCATCGCCGCCACCACGGCGGTCCTGGCCGGCGCCGTGGGCCTGGCCGGACCGGCGGCGCTGCTGTACTGCGCGATACCGATGCTGGGCATCGCGCTGGCCTTCAGCCGACTCGGCCGCATCGATGTCAACGCGGGCGCCAGTTACTCCTGGGTGGGGCGCACGCTCCACCCCTTCCTGGGCTTCATCAGCGGCTGGGCGCTGGTGATCTCGGCGACCATCTTCATGGTGGCGGGATCGCTGCCGGCCGGGTCGATGACGCTCGCCCTGTTCGACGAGGGCCTCGCCGACGACACGGCACTGTCGACCGTCGTCGGCGCCGCCTGGTTCCTGGTGATGCTGGCGGTGGTCCTCGGCGGGGCCCGGCTCACCGTGCGCGCGCAGTTGATCATGTCGGGTGTGGAGCTGGCGATCCTGGCGCTGTTCGCGGTGCTCGCCCTCTTCCACACGGACAACTCGCTGCCGTTCGACTGGTCCTGGCTCGGATTCAGCCACTTCGACGGCGTCTCCGGCTTCGCGTCGGGCGCGCTGGTCGCCGCCTTCTACTACTGGGGCTGGGACGTGACCAGCAACCTCAGCGAGGAGACCCGCAACAGCCGCCGTACGACGGGTCTGGCGGGGCTGATCGGGGTGGGCATCGTCTTTCTCCTCTTCGAGGTCTTCACCATCGCGGTGAACGTCATCCTCAGCTCGCAGCGGATCGAGGACAACGGCGCGAACGTGCTGGCGGCGCTGGGCGAGGAGGTGTGGCCGGGCTGGGGCGGCAAGGTGCTGATCGTGGCGGTGATGCTGTCCACCGTCGCCACCCTGGAGACGACCCTGATCCAGGTCACGCGCTCGCTGTTCGCGATGGGCCGGGACCGTACGATGCCGTCCGCGCTGGGCCGGGTGCACCGCACCTGGAACACGCCCTGGGTGGCGATCGCGGTGGTGGGCGGGGTGGCGCTGGTGCTGTTCGTCGCCTCCAACGCGCTGGGCTCGGTGGGCGACATCCTCGCCGACGCCATCTCGGCGATCGGCCTCCAGATCGCCGTCTACTACGGGCTGGCGGGTCTGGCGGCGGTCGTCGCGTACCGCAAGACGCTGCTGAAGTCCCCCTCCGACTTCCTCCTCGGCGGGCTGTGGCCGCTGTTCGGCGCCGTGTTCATGTTCTGGATCTTCGTGGAGTCGCTCGGTGAGCTGGACCCCGCGGCGGTCGCCATCGGCGTCGGCGGGCTCGCCGTGGGACTGGTGCCGATGCTCTGGTACTGGCGGCAGGGCAGCGAGTACTACCGGCCCGCCCGGCTGGACGCCTCGCGCACCGTCGAGGCCGACTACGTGCCCGAGGGGCGCCCCGCGACGCACTCCGCCGGCCACGAGGGTCTCTCCACCGACTTCTGA
- a CDS encoding M20 family metallopeptidase yields the protein MSLQTLSDQLTALRPRMERVSLAVHGRPELKFAEYHAQQVLTGWLIESGFTVSAGVGGLDTAFTAVHEGSTPGPYVAVLAEYDALPGVGHGCGHNLIAAGAAAAAIGLVRALPAHPGTVAVIGTPGEEMGGAGKVRLAEAGVFDGVDAAVMFHPSDRSATTQHALAAAHLRVAFTGRSAHAAKSPWEGRSALAGVQVFLNAVDALRQFVPPTARLHGIVSDGGQAPNVVPARAAVDLYVRDRTTAEAQALVERVRRAAEGAALATGTRVEVSETGPLYAERRDNLVLAAHFGAAVRALGLDIAPDTPDAPAGSSDIGNLSQLLPVIHPYVRIAESGTPAHSEAMAEAAVTPFAHERTRIAATGLAKVAADLLTDPELLASARAEFAAGSVAPR from the coding sequence GTGTCGCTTCAGACGCTGTCCGACCAACTCACCGCGCTGCGGCCCCGGATGGAGCGGGTGAGCCTCGCCGTCCACGGGCGGCCGGAGCTGAAGTTCGCCGAGTACCACGCCCAGCAGGTGCTCACGGGCTGGCTGATCGAGTCCGGGTTCACCGTGTCGGCAGGCGTCGGCGGGCTCGACACCGCGTTCACGGCCGTGCACGAGGGAAGCACACCCGGTCCGTACGTCGCCGTCCTCGCGGAGTACGACGCGCTGCCCGGCGTCGGGCACGGCTGCGGCCACAACCTCATCGCGGCGGGTGCGGCGGCGGCCGCGATCGGCCTGGTGCGGGCGCTGCCCGCGCACCCCGGGACGGTCGCAGTGATCGGCACGCCCGGCGAGGAGATGGGCGGGGCCGGGAAGGTGCGGCTCGCCGAGGCCGGGGTGTTCGACGGGGTCGACGCGGCGGTGATGTTCCATCCGTCGGACCGCTCGGCGACGACTCAGCACGCCCTGGCGGCGGCGCATCTGCGGGTGGCGTTCACGGGCCGCAGCGCGCACGCGGCGAAGTCGCCGTGGGAGGGGCGCAGCGCACTCGCCGGAGTGCAGGTGTTCCTCAACGCGGTCGACGCGCTACGGCAGTTCGTACCGCCGACGGCCCGGCTGCACGGGATCGTCTCGGACGGCGGACAGGCCCCGAACGTCGTGCCGGCCCGCGCGGCCGTCGACCTGTACGTCCGCGACCGGACGACCGCCGAGGCGCAGGCGCTGGTGGAGCGGGTGCGCAGGGCGGCCGAGGGCGCGGCCCTGGCGACGGGGACGCGGGTGGAGGTGTCCGAGACGGGTCCGCTGTACGCGGAGCGCCGGGACAATCTCGTGCTCGCCGCGCACTTCGGAGCGGCCGTGCGCGCGCTGGGCCTGGACATCGCGCCCGACACCCCGGACGCGCCCGCCGGTTCCTCCGACATCGGCAACCTCTCCCAGCTCCTGCCGGTCATCCATCCGTATGTGCGGATCGCCGAGTCCGGTACGCCCGCCCACTCGGAGGCGATGGCGGAGGCTGCCGTGACGCCCTTCGCGCACGAACGCACCCGGATCGCGGCGACCGGGCTCGCCAAGGTGGCCGCCGACCTCCTCACCGACCCCGAGCTGCTCGCCTCGGCGCGGGCGGAGTTCGCGGCCGGGAGCGTGGCACCGCGATGA
- a CDS encoding DUF5709 domain-containing protein has protein sequence MGTESEAMGDDVYQPTGTNEEQQDAAPLDLQDAVGERTYDDTLDEGYSPPEKPLGVTKYGTTAAEQHEGENLDQRLAQEVPDVSEPAGDGVGDLPEGEGEPVDPEAGDRRAGRLVAPDEGAHSDATPQEIAQDVGIDGGAAGAEEAAVHIVEE, from the coding sequence ATGGGTACGGAGTCCGAGGCGATGGGCGACGACGTCTACCAGCCCACCGGAACGAACGAGGAACAGCAGGACGCCGCCCCGCTCGACCTCCAGGACGCCGTCGGGGAACGCACCTACGACGACACCCTCGACGAGGGCTACTCCCCGCCGGAGAAGCCGCTCGGCGTGACCAAGTACGGCACCACCGCGGCCGAACAGCACGAGGGCGAGAACCTCGACCAGCGCCTCGCCCAGGAGGTCCCGGACGTGTCGGAACCGGCCGGCGACGGCGTCGGCGACCTCCCCGAGGGCGAGGGCGAACCCGTCGACCCCGAGGCCGGTGACCGGCGCGCGGGCCGGCTCGTCGCCCCCGACGAGGGCGCCCACTCCGATGCCACCCCACAGGAGATCGCCCAGGACGTGGGCATCGACGGCGGGGCCGCGGGCGCCGAGGAGGCCGCCGTGCACATCGTCGAGGAGTGA
- the sthA gene encoding Si-specific NAD(P)(+) transhydrogenase → MPDFDMLVLGSGPGGQKAAIAAAKLGRRVAVVDRPDMVGGVSLHTGTIPSKTLREAVLYLTGLTQRDLYGQSYRLKENITVADLTARTEHVVGREIDVIRSQLSRNHVALFAGTGRFVDAHTIALREITGQERLISAEHIVIATGTRPARPDSVEFDGRTILDSDNVLTIERVPQSMVIVGAGVIGMEYASMFAALGSKVTVVEKRAGMLDMCDVEVIESLKYHLRDLAVTFRFGETVAAVERHARGALTVLESGKKIPADAVMYSAGRQGLTDELDLDKAGLAADRRGRIEVDEHYRTPVPHIYAVGDVIGFPALAATAMEQGRAAAYHACGEPVGQMHHLQPIGIYTIPEISFVGRTEDQLTEDSVPFEVGIARYRELARGQIIGDAHGMLKLLVSPEDRTLLGVHCFGTGATELIHIGQSVMGCGGTVDYLVDAVFNYPTLAESYKVAALDATNRLRQLDRIGD, encoded by the coding sequence GTGCCCGACTTCGACATGCTCGTCCTCGGATCAGGTCCCGGCGGTCAGAAGGCCGCCATCGCCGCGGCCAAACTGGGCCGCCGGGTCGCCGTCGTCGACCGCCCCGACATGGTCGGCGGGGTCTCCCTCCACACCGGCACCATTCCCTCCAAGACGCTGCGCGAGGCGGTGCTGTATCTCACCGGTCTCACCCAGCGGGACCTGTACGGACAGAGCTACCGCCTCAAGGAGAACATCACCGTCGCCGATCTGACCGCCCGTACCGAGCATGTGGTCGGGCGTGAGATCGATGTCATCCGCAGTCAGTTGTCCCGCAACCATGTCGCCCTGTTCGCCGGCACCGGCCGGTTCGTCGACGCCCACACCATCGCGCTGCGCGAGATCACCGGGCAGGAGCGGCTGATCAGCGCCGAGCACATCGTGATCGCCACCGGGACGCGGCCGGCGCGGCCGGACAGCGTGGAGTTCGACGGGCGGACCATCCTCGACTCCGACAACGTCCTGACGATCGAGCGGGTTCCGCAGTCCATGGTGATCGTCGGCGCCGGTGTGATCGGCATGGAGTACGCGTCCATGTTCGCCGCGCTCGGCAGCAAGGTCACGGTGGTGGAGAAGCGGGCCGGGATGCTCGACATGTGCGACGTCGAGGTCATCGAGTCGCTCAAGTACCACCTGCGGGACCTGGCGGTGACCTTCCGGTTCGGGGAGACCGTCGCCGCCGTGGAACGGCATGCGCGCGGTGCGCTGACCGTGCTGGAGAGCGGCAAGAAGATCCCCGCGGACGCGGTGATGTACTCGGCGGGCCGGCAGGGCCTGACCGACGAACTGGATCTGGACAAGGCCGGGTTGGCGGCGGACCGGCGCGGCCGGATCGAGGTCGACGAGCACTACCGCACGCCGGTCCCGCACATCTACGCCGTGGGCGACGTCATCGGCTTCCCGGCGCTCGCGGCGACGGCGATGGAGCAGGGCCGGGCGGCCGCGTACCACGCGTGCGGCGAGCCCGTCGGGCAGATGCACCACCTCCAGCCGATCGGCATCTACACGATCCCGGAGATCAGCTTCGTGGGGCGGACGGAGGACCAGCTCACCGAGGACAGCGTGCCGTTCGAGGTGGGCATAGCCCGCTACCGCGAACTGGCCCGCGGGCAGATCATCGGCGACGCCCACGGCATGCTGAAGCTGCTGGTCTCGCCCGAGGACCGGACGCTGCTCGGGGTGCACTGCTTCGGCACCGGGGCGACCGAGCTGATCCACATCGGGCAGTCGGTGATGGGCTGCGGCGGGACCGTCGACTACCTGGTGGACGCGGTGTTCAACTACCCGACGCTGGCGGAGTCGTACAAGGTCGCCGCCCTCGACGCCACCAACCGGCTGCGGCAGTTGGACCGCATCGGCGACTGA